The Bacteriovorax sp. Seq25_V genome window below encodes:
- a CDS encoding response regulator, with translation MKQKSILVIDDEVLLLDLVEECLVDDFQIIVKANTVDMAKDALFERQFDCVLIDIDISGSNGAEIVKMMKEYNPGDNAETPVIIMSGLINEDFKEKFRDKFAGILAKPFKPGDLQAQVLVAVGSSKRSKSNSDLNLISDEPETPAHKERENPLPEGDEVRKVEIEFNNEKVFLDVFNPAVTAPFKIQDLDRKVTKFLDKVQRNPKLSELFKKLKATKDDPYLMTHIGLLINISTGIATQMDWGSEQTLEKFIYASYLHDISLGDSSKLAQYKTKAEFESDDSLSQDAKKLVNLHPLASKTLIEHKNDIPQDVHTIIEQHHEMPDGSGFPAGIDNKRITPLASIFIVSHLLADYIIENEKWKVENFVKKYRSKMKGPHFRKALKCVEGIK, from the coding sequence ATGAAGCAAAAGTCTATTCTAGTCATTGATGATGAAGTGTTACTTCTCGATTTAGTTGAGGAGTGCTTAGTTGATGACTTTCAAATTATTGTCAAGGCCAATACTGTTGATATGGCAAAGGATGCTCTTTTCGAAAGACAATTTGATTGTGTCTTAATCGACATAGATATCTCTGGTTCTAATGGGGCAGAAATTGTCAAAATGATGAAAGAATACAATCCTGGGGACAATGCTGAAACACCAGTTATTATTATGAGTGGTCTTATTAATGAGGATTTTAAAGAAAAATTTAGAGATAAATTCGCTGGTATTCTTGCAAAGCCATTCAAGCCAGGTGATCTTCAAGCGCAAGTTCTGGTCGCAGTTGGAAGTTCAAAACGATCGAAATCAAATTCAGATTTAAATCTTATTTCTGATGAACCAGAGACTCCGGCCCATAAGGAGCGTGAAAATCCACTTCCTGAAGGTGATGAGGTACGTAAGGTAGAAATAGAATTTAATAACGAAAAAGTTTTTCTCGATGTTTTCAATCCTGCCGTCACAGCTCCATTTAAGATTCAAGACCTTGATCGCAAAGTTACAAAGTTTCTCGATAAGGTTCAACGAAATCCAAAGCTCTCAGAACTTTTTAAAAAGCTTAAGGCGACGAAAGATGATCCTTATCTGATGACCCATATTGGTTTACTTATTAATATATCAACAGGGATCGCTACGCAAATGGACTGGGGGAGTGAACAGACACTTGAAAAGTTTATCTATGCTTCATATCTTCATGATATTTCCCTTGGAGATAGTTCAAAACTTGCTCAATATAAAACAAAGGCAGAATTTGAAAGTGATGATTCTCTTTCACAAGATGCAAAGAAACTTGTTAATCTTCATCCTCTGGCAAGTAAGACACTCATTGAGCATAAGAATGATATTCCACAAGATGTTCACACGATAATAGAACAACATCACGAGATGCCTGATGGTAGTGGTTTTCCTGCTGGAATTGATAATAAACGCATCACACCACTGGCCTCAATTTTTATCGTTTCGCACCTATTAGCAGACTATATAATTGAAAATGAAAAATGGAAGGTTGAAAATTTTGTCAAAAAGTATCGAAGTAAAATGAAAGGACCGCATTTTAGAAAGGCCCTTAAATGTGTCGAAGGTATAAAATAA